Within Malus domestica chromosome 04, GDT2T_hap1, the genomic segment GAGCTAACAGCGTCCGATAATCCAGCTGCTGCGATCATCAGCCCTCACTTCTGTAGTTCCCATTCTATGGATCTTGCAATTGTCAGAAAAGTTTTAACGATACGTGAGGGCAACTTTGTAGTCACCGATATCACTGGTAACATGATTTTTAAAGTACGAGGATCTCTTTTATTCAGCCTTCATGACCGCCGAATCTTGCTTGACACTGCCGGGTATCCTATTATTACTCTAAGAAAAAAGGTATGGCCTTCTATTAAGAGGTAATTTGTTATACCATACATGTCCTAGATTCGCAAATCAAATCCATAAATATTTGCTTCTCGATTTATATGATGTATAGATTACTTGTTCAGAGTAAATCTTAcattggaaaaattagaggtcttgcatgtgcttataaataCTTGAGTTACTTCCTATATTACCAATTGATTTCACGATAGAACCAACTTTTGTCATGTTATCAGAGCGAATTGTCCCTCGTGTGAAGCACAACCGCCACACGTACTCCACATCTTGCTATTTGTGTTGTGCTTGTAATTCGCCACATAAGGAGACGTGTTTAGAGTGAATCTCACATCTCAACCTTATTTGCTTATATGCAATTGGACTACTCTCTATATTACTAATTAGTTTTATAGTGAAACCATAACTTTCCTCGTTAGCGAAGAATCTGAACGAGAAGATGTCGAAAGTTTGTTCTTTTTACTGAAGTCGACTTACTGATTCATAAGTTTTATGGTGTATATATAGTTGACGAGTGCACACGACAGATGGCAAGTTTATAGAGGGGATAGCAAAGAAACCAGGGATCTCATCTTCAGTGCTAAGAAATCTTCAGTCGTCCAATTTAAGACCACATTGGATGTTTTCTTAGCACATAACATTACAGAGGATGCACCAGACTTCAAGGTCAAAGGAAGTTGGCATGAACAATCCTGCTTCATATACGGGGGAAACTCCTCCACCATCGTCGCCCAAGTAATTAAGAttaatttcattaatttttattataatacGTTAGTATTTTAATTAATGCAATGTTAATTTGGCAATCATatacttaattaattattttatgcaATCACTTTGTAGATGCATAAGAAGCACACAGTTAAAAGCGTGCTGTTTGGGAAGGACAATTTCGTGGTGACAGTGTATCCTGGGATTGACCAAGCATTCATCGTCGCGCTTATTGTGATTCTTGATGAGATTAACTGGTAATCAAAATTGAGGTGATAATTAATTTGGATCTACTTCTTATGTTAATTATGAACAATGCAtctttgtcttttgttttttttttttttttcggtgagAGAAAGTTTATGGAGAGGGAACGCTACTCCATCTCAGAACTAAAATGTACTATAAGCCTTTTTAAGGATTTACAAAGTGGTTTTAggtcattttattatttttacaaaATGTCCACCAACAGAAATTGCTGGCAGTTTAAATCTTGATCTAGAGAAGGGAATGATCTTTCTGTACCAACTCAACCAACTCTCATAGCCATTGCACCCTCGTTGGCAACAATACTTTGGTTTATGTATACATAGTCTAtcacagtttttgtttttttactaaCCAGTTGcggtttttcaattttcaattaggGCGCCTTACTTTCATCCAGcgttttcaaatttatttggCTTCTCAAATTGCCATTATTTATGAAATCTAGCTCTTTTAAATTTCTTTCTTCTAATGGTGTGAGAGGTTAGTGGCTAAAACATATTAAGTGACTAGTTTTCATTAGCTACCAGCTCCTTCCTAAGTTAACACTTTCTGTAAGCAAGAGTCGAGGCAAAACTAGCCCCTTAAAGAGCCCTGACATATTTTAGCCTAAGTTAAATATGTCATATTAGAAATTGAATTTTGTCATTTGGAGCTAAATAACGCTCTTTTCTAAGTTACTTTGGATGGGTAGAGGATTTTTTAGCAGGTTAGGAATTTTTGCCGttttgaaattgaattttgGTAACATATAATTGCAAACTGTATTTGCTTGCTgggttttcctttaaaacttaaaacaccaaCTCATattatcaaaaataaaaaaaaaataaaaaactaacgtGATGGTCTGAAGAAGAAGATAACAATGTGACACTGACacctagacctgtaaacgggtcgggtttattgggtttggatcAGGGTTCACCCAACCcattaagttaacgggtcatccgaacccAACTTATTAAACTCATTGATCACCTGTTAACACccattaacatttttttttgtttaattttgcattccaattcaaattcaaaaatcCATCCATTTCAAAAATCCAACATGCAATGCCAATATGCAAAACCAATGGAATCAATCCATTTTGACAGTTACCTCTATTATCCATCCTTTTCGTTGTTTGACAAAGGCGTGCCATGACCTTCTTCTTCAAGTCCGAGACAGAGAAGCACTTGAAGGAAAGATCCCGATCCAGCAAGCCAGAGGACGAGTTGCCGCTGTTGGAGGAGAGAAGCTTGACTACCTCTCGAGAAAGCGGCTGAGACGAAGTGTCAGAGCCACCGGAGGAGTAGGAAGAGTCATCTGTTGCCATTTTGAGCCGGGAATGTAGTCCTGGAGCATATCGGCGACCTCTTTGAAGTGGCAGATATAGGCTTTGAGTTTGAGGGCTTCCTATTATAAGtattgaaattacacaaaaacCCTCaataacgggtgttaacgggtttTGCAGATTGACCCAAAATGACCTGTTATTTAATGGGTGATTAATAGGTtgacccgttaacaacccgacccgttaaatactcacctgaatACTAATTTTAACGGGTCGGGTGTAAAATGCCAGGTCTACTGACACCCCATTTTTACAATAAACCAGTGACGTTGTATGTAATATTtaagaaatttaattaaaatctgcTAATTACATCCTAATACTAGATTCAAtgctattttattattttattataaaaactTGGATAGTTAATTCGACGTTA encodes:
- the LOC103427640 gene encoding protein LURP-one-related 10-like, whose protein sequence is MKEAEAGERLLAYADPSPSAFTNRELTASDNPAAAIISPHFCSSHSMDLAIVRKVLTIREGNFVVTDITGNMIFKVRGSLLFSLHDRRILLDTAGYPIITLRKKLTSAHDRWQVYRGDSKETRDLIFSAKKSSVVQFKTTLDVFLAHNITEDAPDFKVKGSWHEQSCFIYGGNSSTIVAQMHKKHTVKSVLFGKDNFVVTVYPGIDQAFIVALIVILDEINW